A section of the Veillonella criceti genome encodes:
- a CDS encoding YadA-like family protein encodes MGKLQKKQNHLNKLMVASLVCGVFGAYFGSTVWGATITYDETKKNIILGNQISDAGGEGNTSVSGAYNFIHGNGRADSSNNYAGRISGDFNTIIGSQVGRDRSGNYNVSIGDYVHEVASGDYKFAMGYKAGMTSKGNYNFAFGSEAGHNVKGNNNIALMDGAGSDLQSVTTVENGVEKIEDSNYNLAIGYQAGSDLKGSFNYAFGSQAGKVVRGNDNVAFGAKAGQNVVGTTNYAFGTSAGQNVQGDGNYALGTNAGQYIQKFVKATGELGQSVGNNNIALGKFSGSNIVGNFNVGIGENAGRYVGYEASSYDVSNVDNFGEPQVNVKGTTLVDGAEHNIALGFSSGNYVAGQDNFSVGVAAGSYIEGDSNVALGKHSGQFVTGGENMTFGARAGVFVTGDDNVAIGVESGRYIQGDKNISIGSRAGISDNTNHTALANKSNTISIGNNSNSEIATGIAIGSEAKSKKVGASALGVKAKAIEENTLALGAEAEANVVNSVALGSKSSVEANKNTNTAGNTEYTTATVNSLELTFAGGKSNGIISVGTVGNERRIQNVAAGLVSATSTDAINGSQLYSVINSVTTPTISLRSAGINVNKNIASSYTAGTNIVTSKPLHGMTFDFGDGLYAEEKEGSDGKKVILVGVDKSLIKPGEPGIPGKDGVTIKSIESDGSGNTTVTFTDDQSFVIKDGAPGKNGTDGKTGPKGDTGERGPQGPDGKQGAKGDTGERGPQGPEGKDGIDGKPGLPGKDGTIVEVSRNENTGETIIKTIDPTTKNSESVIIKDGKQGLQGEPGPKGDPGETGPQGPEGKDGTDGKPGLPGTDGKDGVFDFSIIADKTVTPITVAKDSPLVEVHGDSNIQTIANGNTLTVSLNKDITVNSVTTKTIQAESYKVGDATYINEQGLNANNKVIKNVAAGEDMTDAANVGQLRELNNTVSQSIHKLQKDSNRADAMGAALAALSPLQYDPLEPTQIMAGYGYYGGENAFALGLAHYKHESLLFRAGVAMNGGNSKLMANAGVTWKFGDSKKERALVEEYRQGPISSSYVLQDKVDYLENLVEKQQEQLILQEERLKLQEAKLNELMQQFAK; translated from the coding sequence ATGGGAAAGTTGCAAAAAAAGCAAAATCATTTGAATAAATTAATGGTAGCTAGTTTGGTATGTGGCGTATTTGGCGCATACTTTGGCTCTACTGTATGGGGTGCTACTATTACCTATGATGAGACTAAAAAGAATATCATTTTAGGCAATCAAATTTCTGATGCTGGTGGGGAAGGCAATACTTCGGTATCTGGAGCATATAATTTTATTCATGGCAATGGCAGAGCTGATAGTAGTAATAATTATGCTGGTCGGATAAGTGGTGATTTCAATACTATAATAGGAAGTCAAGTAGGCCGAGATAGAAGTGGGAATTATAATGTGAGTATAGGTGACTATGTGCATGAAGTTGCTAGTGGTGACTATAAATTTGCTATGGGCTATAAAGCAGGCATGACATCTAAAGGCAATTATAATTTTGCCTTTGGTTCAGAAGCTGGTCACAATGTAAAGGGGAATAATAATATTGCCTTAATGGATGGTGCTGGTAGTGACCTACAAAGTGTTACAACCGTTGAAAATGGCGTAGAAAAAATTGAAGATAGTAATTATAACTTAGCTATAGGTTATCAAGCGGGCTCAGATTTAAAGGGCAGTTTTAACTATGCCTTTGGTTCACAAGCTGGTAAGGTAGTGAGGGGCAATGATAACGTAGCCTTTGGTGCGAAGGCAGGTCAAAATGTTGTGGGAACAACAAATTATGCTTTTGGCACAAGTGCCGGTCAAAATGTACAAGGTGATGGTAACTATGCTTTAGGTACTAATGCAGGTCAATATATCCAAAAATTTGTTAAGGCAACCGGTGAACTAGGGCAATCTGTAGGTAACAATAATATAGCTCTAGGAAAATTTTCAGGATCTAATATTGTAGGTAATTTCAATGTGGGCATTGGTGAAAACGCAGGACGTTATGTAGGTTATGAAGCTAGCAGTTATGATGTGTCTAATGTAGATAATTTCGGTGAGCCTCAAGTAAATGTGAAGGGGACTACTCTGGTTGATGGGGCAGAGCATAATATAGCATTAGGTTTTTCCTCAGGGAATTATGTAGCTGGTCAAGATAATTTCTCTGTAGGGGTTGCTGCTGGCAGTTATATTGAAGGTGACAGTAATGTGGCCTTAGGCAAACACAGTGGTCAATTTGTTACTGGCGGCGAAAATATGACTTTTGGTGCTCGCGCTGGCGTATTTGTAACGGGTGATGATAATGTAGCCATCGGTGTGGAGTCTGGTCGATATATTCAGGGCGATAAAAATATAAGCATTGGTAGTCGTGCAGGTATTAGTGACAATACAAATCATACTGCTTTGGCGAATAAATCTAACACCATATCTATTGGGAATAATTCTAACTCTGAAATTGCAACAGGTATCGCTATAGGTTCTGAGGCAAAATCTAAAAAAGTGGGTGCTAGTGCTTTGGGTGTAAAAGCTAAGGCTATTGAAGAGAATACATTAGCGCTTGGTGCTGAAGCGGAAGCAAATGTAGTAAATTCAGTAGCTTTGGGAAGTAAATCTAGTGTAGAGGCTAATAAAAATACTAACACAGCAGGTAATACAGAATATACAACAGCTACCGTAAATTCGTTAGAATTGACTTTTGCAGGGGGGAAAAGTAATGGCATTATCAGTGTAGGTACTGTGGGTAATGAACGACGTATTCAAAATGTAGCAGCTGGTCTTGTTTCAGCAACATCAACAGATGCGATTAATGGATCTCAGCTGTATAGCGTAATTAATTCAGTAACAACGCCTACTATATCCTTACGTTCTGCAGGTATAAATGTTAATAAGAATATAGCTTCTAGTTATACGGCAGGGACAAACATAGTAACTAGTAAACCCCTTCATGGTATGACTTTTGATTTTGGGGATGGGCTGTATGCGGAAGAAAAAGAAGGTAGTGATGGTAAGAAAGTTATTTTAGTAGGTGTTGATAAGAGTCTTATCAAACCTGGAGAACCTGGGATTCCAGGTAAAGATGGTGTTACCATTAAGAGTATTGAGTCAGATGGCAGCGGCAATACTACAGTAACATTTACTGATGACCAAAGCTTTGTTATTAAAGATGGAGCACCAGGTAAGAATGGCACAGATGGTAAAACAGGGCCTAAAGGTGATACCGGAGAGAGAGGTCCGCAAGGCCCAGACGGTAAACAAGGGGCTAAAGGTGATACCGGAGAGAGAGGTCCACAAGGCCCAGAAGGTAAAGATGGCATAGATGGTAAACCGGGTCTTCCAGGTAAAGATGGAACTATAGTGGAAGTATCTAGAAATGAAAACACTGGGGAAACTATAATTAAGACTATAGATCCTACTACCAAAAATAGTGAGTCAGTGATTATAAAAGACGGTAAGCAAGGTTTGCAAGGTGAACCAGGGCCTAAAGGAGATCCTGGAGAGACAGGTCCACAAGGTCCAGAAGGTAAAGATGGCACAGATGGTAAACCAGGTCTTCCAGGCACAGATGGCAAAGATGGTGTATTTGATTTCTCCATCATAGCAGATAAAACAGTAACACCAATAACTGTGGCAAAAGATAGTCCTCTAGTTGAAGTGCATGGGGATAGTAACATTCAGACAATCGCTAATGGTAATACGTTAACCGTTAGTCTTAATAAGGACATAACAGTTAATTCAGTGACAACAAAGACAATACAGGCAGAATCTTACAAAGTAGGAGATGCCACGTATATTAATGAACAAGGTCTTAATGCTAATAATAAGGTAATTAAGAATGTAGCGGCTGGAGAAGATATGACTGATGCGGCGAATGTAGGACAGTTACGTGAATTAAATAATACAGTGAGCCAGTCTATTCACAAACTGCAAAAAGATAGCAACCGTGCTGATGCGATGGGGGCGGCGTTAGCAGCTCTTAGTCCACTTCAGTATGACCCACTAGAGCCGACACAAATTATGGCAGGTTATGGCTATTATGGTGGTGAAAATGCGTTTGCGTTAGGTCTTGCTCATTATAAGCATGAATCCTTGTTATTCCGTGCAGGGGTAGCTATGAATGGTGGCAATAGTAAGTTAATGGCTAATGCAGGGGTAACTTGGAAGTTTGGGGATAGCAAAAAGGAACGAGCGCTTGTAGAAGAATATCGCCAAGGCCCAATTTCTTCTAGTTATGTATTACAAGATAAGGTCGATTATTTAGAAAATTTAGTAGAAAAACAGCAAGAGCAATTGATTTTACAAGAAGAGCGTTTGAAGTTACAGGAAGCGAAGCTAAACGAGTTAATGCAACAATTTGCGAAGTAG
- a CDS encoding LysR family transcriptional regulator produces MDITHLKYFVEVARQKSFTKAAQTLHVSQPSLSKAVRLLEGEWNKQLFRRRGHRIELTNEACAVLPQIEALVRQFEVLEHQMHHTNDMESGELSLGIPPMIGSSFLSPIIRDFMAAYPQISLKVSEHGSPQIAQLVQDGQLQVGFVTLPVSDFTNPDTQTYIFNHQPLYYVMQPDSPFANYESITLQEIRKEPLVFFHPSFSLYDIILGRFQEIGVVPQIVAQSNNWDFITELVKSGLGTAILPQTICERLDRKHLVSIPIEPRINWVLGMIWNERSMIVPAIRLWVNYFRSHVIEQTSAHTEISQLANTTSL; encoded by the coding sequence ATGGATATTACCCATTTAAAATATTTTGTAGAAGTCGCTCGTCAAAAAAGTTTTACCAAAGCGGCTCAAACCTTACATGTCAGTCAACCTTCCCTCAGCAAGGCAGTACGCCTCTTAGAAGGGGAATGGAACAAACAATTATTCCGTCGTCGTGGCCATCGCATAGAGCTCACCAACGAAGCCTGCGCGGTGCTTCCACAGATTGAAGCCTTAGTACGTCAATTTGAAGTACTGGAACATCAAATGCATCATACAAACGATATGGAGTCAGGCGAATTAAGCCTCGGTATTCCCCCGATGATTGGTTCTTCATTCTTATCCCCAATTATTCGCGACTTCATGGCCGCCTACCCACAAATTTCGCTTAAAGTAAGCGAGCATGGCTCTCCACAAATTGCTCAATTAGTTCAAGATGGACAGCTTCAAGTAGGCTTTGTTACCTTGCCCGTATCAGATTTTACGAATCCTGATACACAAACCTATATTTTTAATCATCAACCATTATATTATGTAATGCAACCTGACTCACCATTTGCTAATTATGAGTCCATTACCTTACAAGAAATTCGCAAAGAACCATTGGTCTTTTTCCATCCATCCTTTTCTTTGTATGATATTATCTTAGGCCGTTTTCAAGAAATCGGTGTAGTGCCTCAAATTGTAGCTCAAAGTAATAACTGGGATTTTATTACAGAACTTGTAAAAAGTGGCTTAGGTACGGCCATTCTACCACAAACAATTTGTGAACGCCTTGATCGTAAGCATCTCGTATCAATTCCTATTGAGCCACGCATCAACTGGGTTCTTGGTATGATTTGGAATGAACGCTCCATGATTGTACCCGCCATTCGTTTATGGGTGAATTATTTCCGCTCTCATGTAATTGAACAAACATCAGCACATACGGAAATTTCACAACTTGCAAATACAACTTCACTATAA
- a CDS encoding CidA/LrgA family protein, producing the protein MKRVATVVGQILLLALIGVLGGYIKEWFNLPLPGTLVGMILLFLLLCSGIIKLNWVEQGAAVLIGELLLFFIPSAIGIIQYTQLFGSTGAMLLGVIVTSIITLLVSVTVITLSIMKLRRKGYRLW; encoded by the coding sequence ATGAAACGTGTGGCGACTGTAGTAGGTCAGATTCTATTGCTCGCCTTGATTGGAGTATTAGGCGGGTACATTAAAGAATGGTTTAACTTGCCATTACCAGGTACATTGGTAGGTATGATTTTATTATTCTTGTTGCTTTGTTCAGGAATTATTAAATTGAACTGGGTAGAACAAGGCGCTGCTGTATTAATTGGTGAACTATTATTGTTCTTTATTCCATCCGCTATTGGGATTATCCAATACACACAACTTTTTGGAAGTACAGGTGCTATGTTGTTAGGTGTTATCGTAACGAGCATTATTACATTGTTAGTGTCTGTTACTGTTATTACCTTAAGTATTATGAAATTACGTAGAAAGGGGTACAGATTATGGTAA
- a CDS encoding LrgB family protein, translating to MVNYTLFQMISIHIIESLVGTVVLYFIFKKLYERSGKKLFLTPLLAVPVVIGLFLVTMNIPYDVYQEGSQYITMMLQPATVAFAVPLYKFRSVVKEYFIPLLVVIGMGCSIAFLGSMGLAELIGLSPELVHSVAPRSVTTPLALAASDTMGGDPTITAILVIATGLIGMIMTTMMIKRAHIHNRLLKGMLYGISAHGTGTAKAYEDGPKTGAIASLAMIFMGIMTTVIAPIVTAVSAVL from the coding sequence ATGGTAAACTACACATTGTTTCAGATGATTAGTATTCATATCATCGAATCCTTAGTAGGTACTGTAGTGCTGTACTTCATTTTTAAAAAATTGTATGAACGTTCAGGGAAGAAGTTATTTCTTACCCCGTTATTGGCTGTTCCAGTAGTGATTGGTTTATTCTTAGTGACAATGAATATTCCCTATGATGTATATCAGGAGGGCAGTCAATACATTACAATGATGTTGCAGCCAGCGACGGTAGCCTTTGCCGTACCTTTATATAAATTCCGTAGTGTTGTAAAAGAATATTTTATCCCTTTACTTGTAGTCATTGGGATGGGCTGTTCGATTGCATTCCTTGGTTCTATGGGGTTAGCGGAGTTAATCGGCTTAAGCCCTGAATTAGTTCATAGTGTAGCACCACGATCTGTAACAACACCATTAGCATTAGCTGCATCGGATACGATGGGTGGGGACCCAACAATTACGGCGATTTTAGTTATTGCTACAGGTTTAATTGGTATGATTATGACAACGATGATGATTAAACGAGCTCATATTCATAACCGTTTATTAAAAGGCATGTTGTATGGTATATCAGCTCATGGCACGGGGACGGCTAAAGCGTATGAAGATGGGCCTAAAACGGGCGCTATTGCTTCGTTAGCTATGATTTTCATGGGTATTATGACTACCGTAATTGCACCAATTGTGACGGCTGTATCAGCCGTATTGTAA
- a CDS encoding sulfite exporter TauE/SafE family protein, which translates to MDGANGLILGMSVGMLLQFIVLGIGVGAFGTLIGAGGGLVFVPVFLYTFTDWSPAMVVGTSLTIVMFNAMSASTAFIKQKKILYSAALWFTLATIPGSYLGAVASESFDIAMLKFWFGLFLLCMSTFIGYKNWTKGQRKEESLQLHELTYSKTIGCLISVVVGFISSVFGIGGGLIHVAALVYLLGFPTHIATATSQFILFLSTISGVATHFYLGHIQWNIAIACGIGAVIGAQLGAAIAKRLKATSILMVFSLGVGLLALQLIWSSGKLW; encoded by the coding sequence ATGGATGGTGCGAATGGTTTAATTTTAGGAATGTCTGTAGGCATGTTGCTACAATTTATTGTACTCGGTATTGGTGTTGGTGCGTTTGGTACACTCATTGGCGCTGGCGGAGGACTAGTTTTTGTACCTGTTTTTTTGTATACCTTTACAGACTGGTCGCCGGCTATGGTCGTGGGAACTTCGCTCACTATTGTTATGTTTAATGCTATGTCTGCATCGACAGCGTTTATTAAACAAAAGAAAATCCTCTATAGTGCAGCCCTTTGGTTTACCTTGGCTACGATTCCGGGCTCGTATTTAGGAGCGGTAGCTTCTGAAAGTTTTGACATTGCTATGTTGAAATTCTGGTTTGGTTTATTTTTATTATGTATGTCTACTTTTATTGGTTATAAGAATTGGACTAAAGGGCAACGTAAAGAAGAATCGTTACAGCTTCATGAATTAACGTATAGTAAAACAATTGGCTGTTTAATTAGTGTAGTTGTAGGTTTCATTTCAAGTGTATTTGGTATTGGTGGTGGTCTTATTCATGTGGCTGCTTTAGTATATTTACTAGGGTTTCCAACACATATAGCAACAGCTACGAGTCAGTTTATTTTATTTTTATCCACTATTAGTGGTGTGGCTACACATTTCTATTTGGGGCATATTCAATGGAATATTGCGATTGCCTGTGGTATTGGAGCTGTTATAGGGGCTCAATTAGGGGCCGCCATTGCGAAACGATTAAAGGCTACCAGTATATTGATGGTCTTTTCGCTGGGTGTAGGATTATTAGCGCTACAGTTGATTTGGTCTTCTGGTAAGTTATGGTGA
- a CDS encoding ABC transporter ATP-binding protein produces the protein MKVFKRFLYESKSQWGWLVGIFFALILAACFEIMAPRLLGQIVDAIVQGLRNNQDIARIIDNTTDTILMLIILYTGHAIFTYISEYIIAGVAENMVLDLRNRVSQYLYRLPMSYFNTHNRGDLLSRITSDLDSISETLREGIPGLISSFIGIIGAIAMMLWISPLLASIILGVIILGVIGLVITSKKARTIYLRNQEALGAVNSGIEELISGKQIVQAFNLETVTSNNLNQLNHNLFIHERRSGFMGQIIMPLVNFINQIGYVLVAIQGGLLVLRGQISLGDIQAFFLYVTQVSDPISRSSYILTKFQETQAALGRIYEILDQTPEEDTGHTMYLENNGTIEFNNVSFGYTPDKLLMDAVNFKIPGGHVVAIVGPTGAGKTTIVNLLMRFYEINSGSITIDGLDIRDLSRKTLHQLVGMVLQDTWIFTGTIADNIAYGKPDATREDIIAVAKLAMADHFIRTLPQGYDTILKNGADDLSQGQRQLLTIARAFLANPRILVLDEATANVDTRTEVEVQKAMQQLLHGRTGIVIAHRLSTIRDADLLLVINQGQIVEQGTHQELLAKGGYYTTLYENYAKGMSV, from the coding sequence ATGAAAGTATTCAAACGTTTTCTTTATGAATCAAAATCACAATGGGGCTGGTTAGTTGGCATTTTCTTTGCTCTTATTCTAGCCGCTTGTTTTGAAATTATGGCCCCTCGCCTACTGGGCCAAATTGTCGATGCTATCGTGCAAGGACTCCGCAATAATCAGGATATTGCACGCATTATTGATAATACAACAGATACGATACTCATGCTAATTATCCTATACACAGGTCATGCCATATTTACCTATATTAGTGAATACATTATTGCTGGTGTGGCTGAAAATATGGTATTAGATTTACGTAATCGCGTAAGTCAGTATCTATATCGACTCCCCATGTCGTACTTCAATACACATAATCGTGGTGATTTGCTCAGCCGTATTACAAGCGACCTAGATTCTATTAGTGAAACGCTCCGCGAAGGCATTCCTGGCCTTATTTCATCTTTTATCGGCATTATCGGCGCTATTGCTATGATGCTTTGGATTAGTCCTTTATTAGCAAGTATCATTCTTGGTGTCATTATACTGGGTGTCATTGGCTTAGTCATTACCTCTAAAAAAGCTCGTACCATCTATTTACGTAACCAAGAAGCTCTCGGTGCTGTAAATAGTGGCATTGAAGAGCTTATTTCAGGAAAACAAATTGTACAAGCCTTTAACTTAGAAACTGTCACTTCAAACAATCTAAATCAGTTAAATCACAATTTATTTATCCACGAACGTCGTTCTGGCTTTATGGGGCAAATTATTATGCCTCTGGTCAACTTTATTAATCAAATAGGCTACGTATTAGTCGCCATCCAAGGCGGGCTTTTAGTATTACGAGGTCAAATTTCACTTGGTGATATTCAAGCCTTTTTCCTCTATGTAACGCAAGTATCTGATCCTATCTCCCGTAGTTCCTACATATTAACAAAGTTTCAAGAAACACAAGCTGCCTTAGGGCGAATTTACGAAATTCTTGATCAAACACCAGAAGAAGATACGGGACACACAATGTATCTTGAAAATAATGGGACTATTGAGTTTAACAATGTAAGTTTCGGCTATACGCCTGACAAACTATTAATGGATGCGGTAAATTTCAAAATTCCTGGCGGTCATGTAGTGGCTATTGTAGGCCCTACAGGCGCTGGAAAAACAACCATTGTTAATTTACTCATGCGCTTCTATGAAATCAATAGTGGCTCCATTACCATTGACGGTCTTGATATTCGTGACCTTAGTCGTAAAACCCTTCACCAACTAGTAGGCATGGTACTTCAAGATACTTGGATTTTTACCGGCACTATTGCTGATAATATTGCCTATGGTAAACCAGATGCGACACGAGAAGACATTATCGCCGTTGCTAAACTCGCTATGGCCGATCATTTTATCCGCACATTACCACAAGGCTATGATACCATTCTTAAAAATGGGGCTGACGATTTATCCCAAGGCCAACGCCAATTATTAACAATTGCAAGAGCTTTCTTAGCTAATCCACGAATTCTCGTTCTCGATGAAGCTACCGCTAATGTAGATACACGAACAGAAGTGGAAGTACAAAAAGCCATGCAACAATTATTGCATGGCCGTACCGGAATTGTCATCGCTCATCGCCTCTCAACAATCCGTGATGCTGATTTACTCCTTGTTATAAATCAAGGTCAAATTGTAGAACAAGGCACACATCAAGAACTCCTTGCCAAAGGTGGTTACTATACAACCTTGTACGAAAACTACGCTAAAGGCATGAGTGTGTGA
- a CDS encoding ABC transporter ATP-binding protein — MKFINTYISPVKWAFFTACLLSLIHVVSALIVPTLTADIINQGVLQGDLDAISSLSLAMLSASLLTVIAAVSAVYMSSHIAARVSLQLRQQLVQALQDFSLTDFSKYGTGTLLMRATRDVEKIQSVLSEGINLILPMPLMILVGLGLTFYKSFEMGLVILSLMIIMVAIMAILQKKALPIVQSVQKQLDYITDLIRDHMIGMAVIRAFNRSNDEQARETSAFSHIARSATRLSRTYAIGLPSILIIFNMSTVVILWLGGYQISAGHIQIGDIMAIIEYATLILLNLLMAVFVLLDVPEAIICYHRVQELFTHPITAYTKGANETTSPHTTTTTPILEFHNVTFRYDNAEEPALYNISFTLQAGETLAIMGDIGSGKSTIAKLILGLYPIESGDILFQGQSIFQQPIEQVRAQIGYVPQKAYLFTGSIAMNLAYGVQGSYSSQPSIDSTPSLDAMKQAAQLAGAHEFISRFKDGYQHQLSQGGTNLSGGQRQRLAMARALIREPKLLIFDDSFSALDGITEQQVRQAVTHEIANAPHRAFISIEQKVSAARKADKILIINQGQAVGFGTHDELSTHCSIYQQIVASQEVSQ, encoded by the coding sequence ATGAAATTCATTAATACATATATAAGCCCAGTAAAATGGGCTTTTTTTACAGCCTGTCTGTTATCACTTATACATGTAGTGAGCGCCCTCATAGTCCCTACCTTAACCGCCGACATTATCAACCAAGGGGTACTTCAAGGAGATTTAGATGCGATTAGTTCACTGAGCCTAGCTATGCTAAGTGCCTCCTTATTAACGGTTATAGCAGCCGTAAGTGCCGTCTACATGAGTTCTCACATTGCAGCTCGTGTTAGCTTGCAGCTACGACAACAATTAGTGCAAGCCTTGCAAGACTTCTCGCTCACTGACTTTTCAAAATACGGCACCGGTACACTTCTTATGCGCGCTACCCGCGATGTAGAGAAAATTCAATCCGTCCTTTCAGAAGGAATTAATTTGATTCTCCCCATGCCACTCATGATTCTGGTAGGTCTTGGCCTAACCTTTTACAAAAGTTTTGAAATGGGGCTCGTCATTCTGTCGCTCATGATTATCATGGTCGCTATTATGGCTATTTTACAAAAAAAGGCCCTCCCCATTGTCCAATCAGTACAGAAACAATTAGACTATATTACCGATTTAATCCGCGATCATATGATTGGCATGGCCGTCATTCGAGCCTTTAATCGCAGTAACGACGAACAAGCCCGTGAAACGTCTGCATTTAGCCACATTGCGCGCTCTGCGACTCGCCTTTCACGCACATATGCTATCGGCTTGCCCAGTATTCTAATTATTTTTAATATGAGCACTGTTGTTATTCTTTGGCTCGGGGGCTATCAAATCAGCGCAGGACACATTCAAATTGGTGACATTATGGCTATCATTGAATATGCTACGCTCATTCTGCTCAACCTACTCATGGCCGTTTTTGTATTATTAGATGTGCCTGAAGCCATCATTTGTTACCATCGAGTACAAGAATTATTCACTCATCCTATTACAGCCTATACCAAAGGAGCAAACGAAACCACGTCCCCTCATACAACTACCACTACACCAATCTTAGAATTCCATAATGTTACATTTCGTTACGATAATGCCGAAGAACCAGCCTTATACAATATTTCCTTCACTTTACAGGCTGGTGAAACGCTAGCTATTATGGGCGACATTGGATCTGGTAAAAGTACGATTGCCAAACTCATCCTTGGCTTATATCCTATTGAATCGGGCGATATTCTGTTTCAAGGACAATCCATTTTTCAACAACCTATCGAACAAGTACGTGCTCAAATAGGCTATGTTCCCCAAAAAGCCTATTTATTTACCGGATCTATCGCTATGAATTTGGCCTATGGCGTACAAGGTTCTTATTCATCTCAGCCTAGCATAGATTCAACGCCTTCGCTAGACGCTATGAAACAAGCCGCTCAATTAGCCGGTGCTCATGAATTTATTAGCCGTTTCAAAGATGGCTATCAACATCAATTATCACAAGGTGGTACTAATCTGTCTGGTGGCCAACGACAACGACTAGCTATGGCAAGAGCATTAATTAGAGAACCTAAACTGCTCATTTTTGACGATAGTTTCTCTGCGCTAGATGGTATTACAGAACAACAGGTGCGCCAAGCTGTTACTCATGAAATCGCCAACGCCCCACACCGAGCATTCATTTCAATTGAACAAAAAGTAAGCGCTGCACGTAAAGCTGACAAAATCCTTATTATTAATCAAGGACAAGCTGTTGGGTTTGGCACTCATGATGAATTAAGCACTCATTGTTCCATTTACCAACAAATTGTAGCCTCTCAGGAGGTGTCTCAATGA